In Criblamydia sequanensis CRIB-18, the DNA window TAGCGAGCCTACCCAAGAAAGTTCACAGGACAAAAAAAATCAAGAAAGACTAGCTCGAAGGGAAGTCAAACGCCTTATCGAAGCTTTGCTTTTTGCCACAAGCGAACCTATTACCCTAAATAAAATAAGAGAAGTTACAGATTCTTTTTACCCCCTAAAGCCAAGCGTTCTCTTAGGGTTGATGGATGAGCTTCAATCCGATTATATGGAGTTAAGACGAGGCTTTAGATTAGAAGAAATAGCAGGTGGCTACCTCTTAAGGTCTTGCGAAGAATTTACACCCTATATTCAACTTTTATATCGAGAAAAAAGAGGTGAAAAATTAAGCCAGGCATCCTCTGAAGTGCTTGCCATTATTGCCTATAGACAACCGATCACAAGAGCTGAAATTGAATCAATTAGAGGCGTCGACTCCTCGTATGTTGTGGGATCTCTTCTTGAAAGAGGCTTAATAGAACCTTCCGGAAAATTAGAAGCTCCCGGCCGGCCTACCCTTTATAGCATCACCCAAGAATTCCTTTCCCACTTTGGATTAAAAGACATTAAGGAGTTGCCGGAACTTAAATCACTTTTTCCTAATCCTTAGGTTTTTTTATTTCATCCATGGTGGCGGCTAAAACTTCCCTGAAAGCTTTTAGCCCTTCTTCTTCGCAGCAAATGCATGGAATATCTAAATTTTCAAAAAAAGGCTTATCGCTAATATACCTTGTTCTCGCTACTATATAGATAGGCGGGTGAAGGTCTCTTGCTGTTTCAATCACACTAATGGACTCATTGATTTCCGGCAAAGTTACGGCTAAAAGAACGGCTTTTTCCATCCCGGCAATTTCTTGAATGTTAGATTTGGAAGCATCTCCGTAGATGGCCTCTTTTCCTTCTTTTAGAAGTTTTGAAATAGTGTCCACATTTCTATCAATAACAATAGGAGAAAAACCATTTTCCTGAAGAGTTTGATAAATCGCTCTTCCAATTGGACCATAACCTACAACGATCGCTTTATTTACAGCTTCTTTTGAAATCAACCCCCTTCCTTCATCATTTGATTGTTGGTGGAGCAGTTTTTCAAGATAATACTTGAAATTTTTAATCGACTTAAAAAGAAGAGGGTTGATGGCAATAGAGATTAAGGCTGAAGCCACAAGAATATCGTAGCCGGCGTCAGGCAAAAGCTTATACTTCATGGCTTCTTCGGCTAAAATAAAGGAAAACTCCCCGATCTGAGCTAAAGATAAGGCTACTACCAACCCCACTTCTACCGAGTACCCAAGAAAATAAACGATGAGAAAAGCAGTCAAGGGTTTTACAATAAGAATAATGGCTAAAACCCCGGTAAATAGGCTAAAATTTTCAACCATCGCTCTTGGATCAAAGAGCATTCCAACCGAGAGAAAAAAGATCACAACGAAGGCGTCCTTTAACGGAAGAACGTGGGCGGAAGCTTGATGGCGAACTTCGGTTCTTCCTATTACCATACCCGCTAAAAAAGCTCCAAGGGCAATCGATGTTCCAAAAATAAGAGCTGAACCGAGAGCAATAGCAAAGGTAATGGCAAGAACCGCAAGAGTAAAGAGTTCATGCGACCTTGTCCTCGCGATTCTAAAAAGAAGGTAGGTCACAACCCTCGTGCCTATATAAAATACGACAAAAGCCAAGCTTATAAATTTTATAGTGAGGATGAGGATTGAAAAGCTGAAAATTTTTATATCAAAACCTGTTAGGCCTTGATTTGCCGCAATTGAAGGCAAAAGAATCAAAACCGCCACAGTAAAAATATCTTCTACAATCAGCCAACCGACCGCAATGTGTCCTTGCGGTGTAGAAAGGATCTCATTATCACTTAACACCCGGACAAGCACAACTGTACTTGCTACCCCAATCGAAAGACCTATAATTAAACCTGATTCCAAAGTCCAGCCAAGAGAATAAATAAAAAGGGTCGAAAAAAGGGCCGTCACAAAAGTTTGACCAAACGCTCCCGGGATTGCGACCGATTTGACACTAGCAAGGTCTTCCCATTTAAAGTGCATTCCAACCCCGAACATCATTAAAATAACGCCAATTTCAGCTAATTGTTCAGCGGTGTGGCTATCGATTACAATTCCGGGAGAATAAGGTCCTATAAGATAGCCGGCAATCAGATAGCCAAGGAGGGAGGAAAGACCTGCTTTGTAAGATAAAAACCCAAGAATGCTGGCAAGGGCGAAACCGACTGTAAGTATGATGACAATTTCAAGATTTACAAGATCCACGCTTTTGTCCTTTTTGTGCCAAAAAAGAGCGATTTTCACTCAAAAGGATTTGACTATCAGTTTCGTAACTTAAAAGGCTTTCGTCTTTGACTTCAAGTTTTTTTCCTATTGAAACCCTTCCACCCTTTCCTAAGCCGAACAAGGTAAATTATATATTTAATTTAATGTAAGATTTATTTTACTTTTACGAAGCTGCTTTTAGCCTTTATTTCCTTTGCAAAAAACAAACTTTTACCTATAATTCCACTGATCCGTTCTAGGATTTGCATTTTTTGACAGATTTAATTGTAAATCAATCTGCAAATGGAAAAGAGATTTTATCTCTTTCATACAAAACAAATAGGAGACTGGCATCAATGCCGACAATCAATCAATTGGTTCGTGAACCGAGAACCGCTAAAAAACGACGCAGTAAATCTCCTGCTCTGAAGAAGTGTCCTCAGCGCCGAGGGGTTTGCCTCCAAGTAAAAACAAAGACGCCTAAAAAGCCAAACTCAGCTCTTAGAAAAGTAGCATGGGTCCGTCTTTCAACAGGACAAGAAGTCATTGCCTATATCGGCGGTGAAGGCCATAACTTGCAAGAACACAGCATTGTGCTTGTAAGAGGCGGAAGAGTAAAAGACTTACCTGGTGTGCGTTATCACATCGTTAGAGGTACATTAGACTGTGCGGCTGTAAAAGACCGTAAGCAAGGAAGATCCAAATACGGGGCCAAAAGACCTAAGTAACGCTAAGATCTTGTGAGATACAGATCTTGGCTCGCGACCATATGTTTTTAAAGAAAAGCATCTGCTCGCGCGCAAGACTAAATCGAAAGATTTAAGTTAGGTGAATGTTAGGTTCTTCCTCTCGAGTAAAGGTTAGCCGGCTTAAATTTCGGCCAAACCTAATAAAATAATTAATTTCAGTAAATTGAGGAAACTATGTCAAGAAGAAGACGCGCAGAGAAAAGGGAAACAGCTCCCGATCCGCTTTATAACAGCACGCTGCTCGCTAAATTTATCAACAAAGTGATGCAAAGTGGAAAAAAGAGTACCGCACGCCGCATTATTTATAATGCCTTAGACAAATTAGCTAAGCGTGTAAAAATGGAAGATCCATTGGCAGCTTTTGAGCAAGCGCTTGAAAATGCTAAGCCGGCTCTTGAAGTAAAATCCCGCCGTATCGGTGGAGCCACTTACCAAGTACCTATTGAGATTCCAAGCAACCGCCGTATTTCGATGGCAATGCGCTGGATTATCAACCATTCTCGCAGCAAAGTGGGACGTTCTATGGAAGAAGGCCTCGCAATGGAACTTGCAGACTGCTTCAACAATCAAGGAACGACAATTAAAAAGAAAGATGACACCCACCGCATGGCAGAGGCTAACAGAGCCTTCGCCCACTACAAGTGGTAATAGAAGGTAAGGAGCAAAAACCATGTCAAGACCCCCTAATGAGCATTTAGAAAAAGTGCGTAATATCGGTATCATGGCTCACATTGATGCCGGAAAGACAACAACTACAGAGCGTATCTTATTCTATAGCGGCCGATCACATAAAATCGGTGAAGTCCATGAAGGCGCTGCCACAATGGACTGGATGGTTCAAGAGCAAGAGCGCGGTATTACTATCACCTCAGCTGCTACAACTGTATTCTGGCATGACTGTAAAATTAACATTATCGATACTCCGGGCCACGTTGACTTCACAATCGAAGTTGAAAGATCCTTAAGAGTCCTTGATGGTGCTGTCGCTGTGTTTGACGCCGTATCCGGTGTTGAGCCTCAGTCTGAAACCGTATGGAGACAAGCTGACAAATACGGCGTGCCGCGCATTGCATTTGTTAATAAAATGGATAGAACAGGCTCAGACTTCTTTGCAGCCGTCCAATCCATGAAAGACAAACTTCATGCCAACGCCATCCCTGTCCACATTCCAATCGGCGCCGAAGGCGGCTTTAGAGGAATGGTCGACCTTATCAAAATGAAAGCGATTCTTTTTGATGACGAAACAAAGGGTGCTAAATACGTTGAAGATGAGATTCCGGAAGATCTTTTAGAAATCTCAAAAATCAAAAGACAAGAGCTTTTAGACGAGCTTGCCACAATTGATGAAGACAATGAAGAATTCATGATGAAAGTTCTTGATGATCAAGACTCTCTCACACAAGATGAAATTCATGCCGTCATTAGAAAAGGCGTTTGCTCCGGAAAAATGAATCCTGTTCTTTGCGGTTCAGCCTTTAAAAACAAGGGCGTTCAGCAAATATTGGATGCTGTTATTCACTGGATGCCTTCCCCTCTCGACAGAAGAGCGGTTAATGGAATCGATCTAAAAACAGATCAGCCGATTGTCATCAAGCCTGCCGACGATCAGCCTTTCTCAGCTCTTGCTTTTAAAGTCATGACAGACCCTTATGTCGGAAGATTGACTTTTATTAGAATCTACTCAGGTACGCTTCTAAAAGGAATGACGCTTTTGAATTCTACAAAAGATTCTAAAGAGCGTATTTCACGTTTGATCGAGATGCACGCCAACCAAAGAAAAGAGCGGGATGAGTTCTTTACAGGCGATATTGCAGCTTGTATCGGCTTAAAAGCCACAACAACCGGAGACACTCTTTGCGATCCGGATTACCCTGTTCTTCTTGAAAAAATGGAGTTCCCTGAGCCTGTTATTTCCATGGCTATCGAACCTAAATCTAAAGCCGATCGTGAAAAACTCTCAAAGGCTCTTTCAGCCCTAGCTGAAGAAGACCCCACCTTCCGCGTTTCTTCAAACGAAGAAACAGGACAGACCATCATCTCCGGTATGGGCGAGCTTCACCTTGAGATTATCCATGACCGTATGAAAAGGGAATTTAGCGTAGAAGCAAACGTTGGAAAACCACAAGTAGCCTATAAAGAAACCATCACAAAACCGGGTGCGATTCAGACGAAATACGTCAAGCAAACAGGGGGACGCGGTCAATACGCCCACGTCGAACTTGAGATCGAACCGAATGAAAAAGGCAAAGGAAACGAAGTCCGCAATAAAGTTGTGGGCGGAGCGATTCCTCGGGAATACATCCCGGCTGTCATTAAAGGTATTGAGGAAGGTCTATCAACAGGCGTTCTTGCAGGTTACGGCCTTGTCGATGTCGTTGTAAATATCGTTTATGGATCCTACCACGAAGTAGACTCTAACGAAATGGCCTTTAAGATCTGCGGATCGATGGCTCTTAAGGATGCGGCTAAGAAATGCGGCCCTATAATCCTTGAACCAATCATGAAAGTGGATGTAACAACACCTGAATCGGCAATGGGTGATGTTATCGGAGACTTAAACCGCAGGCGCGGCCAAATTATCGGTCAGGAAAATGTGAAGGGCGCAGTTATTGTGCACGCAGAAGTTCCTTTAAGCGAAATGTTCGGGTACTCTACACAACTTCGTTCTTTATCATCAGGAAGAGCGTCTTATGTAATGGAGCCTAGCCACTTCTCGCCGCTCCCGAATAAATTACAAGAAGAAATCATTAAGAAAGGTTAATCCCTCATGGCAAAACAAGATAAAAGTACAACAAAACAACAAGCTAGGCAAAAGATCCGTATCCGCCTCAAAGGATATGATCAACGCCTTCTTGACCGTTCTACAGAAGACATCGTGGAAACGGCAAAGCGTACCGGAGCTGCAGTTGCCGGCCCAATTCCTTTGCCAACACGTAAAGAGATTTTTACTGTTCTTAGATCCCCTCACGTTGATAAAAAATCACGTGACCAGTATGAAATCCGTACTCATAAGCGTTTAATTGATATTTTAAACCCAACCGGAAAAACAATCGATGCGTTAAAAACATTGACTTTGCCGGCAGGTGTCGATATCAAAATTAAAGCTTAATTCTAAAAGAACATTAAGATAAGCTTTCAAGTCCTGGATGGCTTCCATTCAGGACTTTTTTTATTCCGCCTTCAACGTATATTTAAAGCTGTCTTGTGCAAGCTCAATAATTCTTTCT includes these proteins:
- the scpB gene encoding SMC-Scp complex subunit ScpB; amino-acid sequence: MLFATSEPITLNKIREVTDSFYPLKPSVLLGLMDELQSDYMELRRGFRLEEIAGGYLLRSCEEFTPYIQLLYREKRGEKLSQASSEVLAIIAYRQPITRAEIESIRGVDSSYVVGSLLERGLIEPSGKLEAPGRPTLYSITQEFLSHFGLKDIKELPELKSLFPNP
- a CDS encoding cation:proton antiporter, with the protein product MDLVNLEIVIILTVGFALASILGFLSYKAGLSSLLGYLIAGYLIGPYSPGIVIDSHTAEQLAEIGVILMMFGVGMHFKWEDLASVKSVAIPGAFGQTFVTALFSTLFIYSLGWTLESGLIIGLSIGVASTVVLVRVLSDNEILSTPQGHIAVGWLIVEDIFTVAVLILLPSIAANQGLTGFDIKIFSFSILILTIKFISLAFVVFYIGTRVVTYLLFRIARTRSHELFTLAVLAITFAIALGSALIFGTSIALGAFLAGMVIGRTEVRHQASAHVLPLKDAFVVIFFLSVGMLFDPRAMVENFSLFTGVLAIILIVKPLTAFLIVYFLGYSVEVGLVVALSLAQIGEFSFILAEEAMKYKLLPDAGYDILVASALISIAINPLLFKSIKNFKYYLEKLLHQQSNDEGRGLISKEAVNKAIVVGYGPIGRAIYQTLQENGFSPIVIDRNVDTISKLLKEGKEAIYGDASKSNIQEIAGMEKAVLLAVTLPEINESISVIETARDLHPPIYIVARTRYISDKPFFENLDIPCICCEEEGLKAFREVLAATMDEIKKPKD
- the rpsL gene encoding 30S ribosomal protein S12, with amino-acid sequence MPTINQLVREPRTAKKRRSKSPALKKCPQRRGVCLQVKTKTPKKPNSALRKVAWVRLSTGQEVIAYIGGEGHNLQEHSIVLVRGGRVKDLPGVRYHIVRGTLDCAAVKDRKQGRSKYGAKRPK
- the rpsG gene encoding 30S ribosomal protein S7, with the protein product MSRRRRAEKRETAPDPLYNSTLLAKFINKVMQSGKKSTARRIIYNALDKLAKRVKMEDPLAAFEQALENAKPALEVKSRRIGGATYQVPIEIPSNRRISMAMRWIINHSRSKVGRSMEEGLAMELADCFNNQGTTIKKKDDTHRMAEANRAFAHYKW
- the fusA gene encoding elongation factor G, with protein sequence MSRPPNEHLEKVRNIGIMAHIDAGKTTTTERILFYSGRSHKIGEVHEGAATMDWMVQEQERGITITSAATTVFWHDCKINIIDTPGHVDFTIEVERSLRVLDGAVAVFDAVSGVEPQSETVWRQADKYGVPRIAFVNKMDRTGSDFFAAVQSMKDKLHANAIPVHIPIGAEGGFRGMVDLIKMKAILFDDETKGAKYVEDEIPEDLLEISKIKRQELLDELATIDEDNEEFMMKVLDDQDSLTQDEIHAVIRKGVCSGKMNPVLCGSAFKNKGVQQILDAVIHWMPSPLDRRAVNGIDLKTDQPIVIKPADDQPFSALAFKVMTDPYVGRLTFIRIYSGTLLKGMTLLNSTKDSKERISRLIEMHANQRKERDEFFTGDIAACIGLKATTTGDTLCDPDYPVLLEKMEFPEPVISMAIEPKSKADREKLSKALSALAEEDPTFRVSSNEETGQTIISGMGELHLEIIHDRMKREFSVEANVGKPQVAYKETITKPGAIQTKYVKQTGGRGQYAHVELEIEPNEKGKGNEVRNKVVGGAIPREYIPAVIKGIEEGLSTGVLAGYGLVDVVVNIVYGSYHEVDSNEMAFKICGSMALKDAAKKCGPIILEPIMKVDVTTPESAMGDVIGDLNRRRGQIIGQENVKGAVIVHAEVPLSEMFGYSTQLRSLSSGRASYVMEPSHFSPLPNKLQEEIIKKG
- the rpsJ gene encoding 30S ribosomal protein S10; protein product: MAKQDKSTTKQQARQKIRIRLKGYDQRLLDRSTEDIVETAKRTGAAVAGPIPLPTRKEIFTVLRSPHVDKKSRDQYEIRTHKRLIDILNPTGKTIDALKTLTLPAGVDIKIKA